The following proteins come from a genomic window of Populus nigra chromosome 6, ddPopNigr1.1, whole genome shotgun sequence:
- the LOC133696311 gene encoding protein DA1-related 2 isoform X1: protein MPPPNSGVHHISNPCIYGDFVSSYAERKSRFMKWLGKLFKSGSNRGGARGGIGGRAHPQLLGEENVVWSAPARSVDDRSRTGKERGDAIALAMAEDWKQPSGCNRGTNDQDLARSLQDTLNSSSFPSYGTPQYCHRNLRLCSGCQRDIGYDNYLGCMGKFFHPECFCCRSCGYPITETEFSLSGKDPYHKSCFKEMTHPKCEVCHQFIPTNAAGLIEYRCHPFWSQKYCPSHEHDNTARCCSCERLESRDARYYSLEDGRRLCLECMESAIMDTGDCQPLYHAIRDYYEGMHMKLDQQIPMLLVQRQALNEAIFGEKNGYHHMPETRGLCLSEEQTVASIQKRPRIGGHRLVGMRTEPRKLTRKCEVTAILVLYGLPRLLTGAILAHELMHGWLRLKGYRNLNPEVEEGICQVLSYMWLESELPGSKDMPSTSTSTSTSAASSSSSSSSSSSSSKKGGKSQVEKKLGDFFMHQIAHDATPAYGEGFRSANAAVSKYGLRRTLDHIRLTGNFPL from the exons ATGCCTCCTCCTAATTCAGGTGTCCACCATATTTCTAATCCTTGCATTTATG GAGACTTTGTTTCTTCGTACGCAGAGAGAAAGTCTCGGTTTATGAAGTGGCTGGGTAAGCTTTTTAAAAGTGGGTCTAATCGTGGAGGTGCTCGTGGTGGAATTGGCGGCCGCGCACATCCACAGCTTTTAGGGGAAGAAAACGTAGTTTGGAGTGCACCAGCAAGATCTGTG GATGATCGTTCTAGAACTGGGAAGGAGCGGGGGGATGCCATTGCACTTGCTATGGCTGAAGATTGGAAGCAACCAAGTG GATGTAATCGGGGAACAAATGATCAAGATCTAGCAAGATCGCTTCAGGATACCCTTAATTCATCTTCATTTCCTTCATATGGCACTCCACAATATTGTCACAGGAATTTGAg GTTATGTAGCGGCTGCCAACGTGACATTGGCTATGACAATTATTTGGGATGCATGGGAAAATTTTTTCATCCAGAGTGCTTTTGCTGTCGTTCTTGTGGTTACCCAATCACTGAGACCGAG TTTTCTTTGTCAGGGAAGGATCCATATCACAAGTCTTGTTTCAAAGAGATGACTCATCCCAAATGTGAAGTCTGCCACCAATTt ATCCCTACAAACGCAGCTGGTTTGATTGAGTATAGGTGCCATCCATTTTGGTCCCAAAAGTATTGTCCATCACATGAGCATGACAACACAGCTCGATGCTGCAGTTGTGAACGTCTGGAG TCTAGGGATGCTAGATACTATTCTTTGGAAGATGGCCGCAGATTGTGTTTAGAATGCATGGAATCGGCTATCATGGATACTGGTGATTGCCAACCCCTTTACCACGCCATCAGGGACTATTATGAAGGAATGCATATGAAACTGGACCAGCAAATTCCCATGCTTCTAGTTCAAAGACAGGCACTCAATGAAGCCATTTTTGGAGAGAAGAAT GGCTACCACCATATGCCCGAGACAAGGGGTCTATGTCTCTCAGAAGAGCAGACTGTCGCTAGT ATTCAAAAGAGACCAAGAATTGGAGGCCACCGACTGGTAGGAATGAGAACCGAACCCCGAAAGCTGACTCGGAAATGTGAAGTTACAGCTATTCTTGTTCTTTATGGTCTTCCAAG ACTGCTAACGGGTGCTATTCTTGCTCACGAGTTGATGCATGGGTGGTTACGCCTCAAAG GATACCGCAATCTTAATCCTGAGGTAGAGGAAGGAATCTGTCAAGTGCTCTCATACATGTGGCTCGAATCAGAATTGCCCGGATCTAAAGACATGCCATCCACATCCACATCCACATCCACATCAGCagcttcctcttcctcttcctcatcCTCTTCCTCATCCTCTTCGAAGAAGGGCGGGAAGTCCCAAGTAGAAAAAAAACTGGGTGATTTTTTCATGCATCAAATCGCCCATGATGCCACTCCAGCTTATGGGGAAGGATTCAGGTCCGCTAATGCTGCTGTCAGCAAGTATGGTTTACGTCGCACCCTGGACCACATACGCCTTACTGGCAATTTCCCATTATAA
- the LOC133696311 gene encoding protein DA1-related 2 isoform X2, translated as MPPPNSGVHHISNPCIYERKSRFMKWLGKLFKSGSNRGGARGGIGGRAHPQLLGEENVVWSAPARSVDDRSRTGKERGDAIALAMAEDWKQPSGCNRGTNDQDLARSLQDTLNSSSFPSYGTPQYCHRNLRLCSGCQRDIGYDNYLGCMGKFFHPECFCCRSCGYPITETEFSLSGKDPYHKSCFKEMTHPKCEVCHQFIPTNAAGLIEYRCHPFWSQKYCPSHEHDNTARCCSCERLESRDARYYSLEDGRRLCLECMESAIMDTGDCQPLYHAIRDYYEGMHMKLDQQIPMLLVQRQALNEAIFGEKNGYHHMPETRGLCLSEEQTVASIQKRPRIGGHRLVGMRTEPRKLTRKCEVTAILVLYGLPRLLTGAILAHELMHGWLRLKGYRNLNPEVEEGICQVLSYMWLESELPGSKDMPSTSTSTSTSAASSSSSSSSSSSSSKKGGKSQVEKKLGDFFMHQIAHDATPAYGEGFRSANAAVSKYGLRRTLDHIRLTGNFPL; from the exons ATGCCTCCTCCTAATTCAGGTGTCCACCATATTTCTAATCCTTGCATTTATG AGAGAAAGTCTCGGTTTATGAAGTGGCTGGGTAAGCTTTTTAAAAGTGGGTCTAATCGTGGAGGTGCTCGTGGTGGAATTGGCGGCCGCGCACATCCACAGCTTTTAGGGGAAGAAAACGTAGTTTGGAGTGCACCAGCAAGATCTGTG GATGATCGTTCTAGAACTGGGAAGGAGCGGGGGGATGCCATTGCACTTGCTATGGCTGAAGATTGGAAGCAACCAAGTG GATGTAATCGGGGAACAAATGATCAAGATCTAGCAAGATCGCTTCAGGATACCCTTAATTCATCTTCATTTCCTTCATATGGCACTCCACAATATTGTCACAGGAATTTGAg GTTATGTAGCGGCTGCCAACGTGACATTGGCTATGACAATTATTTGGGATGCATGGGAAAATTTTTTCATCCAGAGTGCTTTTGCTGTCGTTCTTGTGGTTACCCAATCACTGAGACCGAG TTTTCTTTGTCAGGGAAGGATCCATATCACAAGTCTTGTTTCAAAGAGATGACTCATCCCAAATGTGAAGTCTGCCACCAATTt ATCCCTACAAACGCAGCTGGTTTGATTGAGTATAGGTGCCATCCATTTTGGTCCCAAAAGTATTGTCCATCACATGAGCATGACAACACAGCTCGATGCTGCAGTTGTGAACGTCTGGAG TCTAGGGATGCTAGATACTATTCTTTGGAAGATGGCCGCAGATTGTGTTTAGAATGCATGGAATCGGCTATCATGGATACTGGTGATTGCCAACCCCTTTACCACGCCATCAGGGACTATTATGAAGGAATGCATATGAAACTGGACCAGCAAATTCCCATGCTTCTAGTTCAAAGACAGGCACTCAATGAAGCCATTTTTGGAGAGAAGAAT GGCTACCACCATATGCCCGAGACAAGGGGTCTATGTCTCTCAGAAGAGCAGACTGTCGCTAGT ATTCAAAAGAGACCAAGAATTGGAGGCCACCGACTGGTAGGAATGAGAACCGAACCCCGAAAGCTGACTCGGAAATGTGAAGTTACAGCTATTCTTGTTCTTTATGGTCTTCCAAG ACTGCTAACGGGTGCTATTCTTGCTCACGAGTTGATGCATGGGTGGTTACGCCTCAAAG GATACCGCAATCTTAATCCTGAGGTAGAGGAAGGAATCTGTCAAGTGCTCTCATACATGTGGCTCGAATCAGAATTGCCCGGATCTAAAGACATGCCATCCACATCCACATCCACATCCACATCAGCagcttcctcttcctcttcctcatcCTCTTCCTCATCCTCTTCGAAGAAGGGCGGGAAGTCCCAAGTAGAAAAAAAACTGGGTGATTTTTTCATGCATCAAATCGCCCATGATGCCACTCCAGCTTATGGGGAAGGATTCAGGTCCGCTAATGCTGCTGTCAGCAAGTATGGTTTACGTCGCACCCTGGACCACATACGCCTTACTGGCAATTTCCCATTATAA
- the LOC133696311 gene encoding protein DA1-related 2 isoform X3, translated as MPPPNSGDFVSSYAERKSRFMKWLGKLFKSGSNRGGARGGIGGRAHPQLLGEENVVWSAPARSVDDRSRTGKERGDAIALAMAEDWKQPSGCNRGTNDQDLARSLQDTLNSSSFPSYGTPQYCHRNLRLCSGCQRDIGYDNYLGCMGKFFHPECFCCRSCGYPITETEFSLSGKDPYHKSCFKEMTHPKCEVCHQFIPTNAAGLIEYRCHPFWSQKYCPSHEHDNTARCCSCERLESRDARYYSLEDGRRLCLECMESAIMDTGDCQPLYHAIRDYYEGMHMKLDQQIPMLLVQRQALNEAIFGEKNGYHHMPETRGLCLSEEQTVASIQKRPRIGGHRLVGMRTEPRKLTRKCEVTAILVLYGLPRLLTGAILAHELMHGWLRLKGYRNLNPEVEEGICQVLSYMWLESELPGSKDMPSTSTSTSTSAASSSSSSSSSSSSSKKGGKSQVEKKLGDFFMHQIAHDATPAYGEGFRSANAAVSKYGLRRTLDHIRLTGNFPL; from the exons ATGCCTCCTCCTAATTCAG GAGACTTTGTTTCTTCGTACGCAGAGAGAAAGTCTCGGTTTATGAAGTGGCTGGGTAAGCTTTTTAAAAGTGGGTCTAATCGTGGAGGTGCTCGTGGTGGAATTGGCGGCCGCGCACATCCACAGCTTTTAGGGGAAGAAAACGTAGTTTGGAGTGCACCAGCAAGATCTGTG GATGATCGTTCTAGAACTGGGAAGGAGCGGGGGGATGCCATTGCACTTGCTATGGCTGAAGATTGGAAGCAACCAAGTG GATGTAATCGGGGAACAAATGATCAAGATCTAGCAAGATCGCTTCAGGATACCCTTAATTCATCTTCATTTCCTTCATATGGCACTCCACAATATTGTCACAGGAATTTGAg GTTATGTAGCGGCTGCCAACGTGACATTGGCTATGACAATTATTTGGGATGCATGGGAAAATTTTTTCATCCAGAGTGCTTTTGCTGTCGTTCTTGTGGTTACCCAATCACTGAGACCGAG TTTTCTTTGTCAGGGAAGGATCCATATCACAAGTCTTGTTTCAAAGAGATGACTCATCCCAAATGTGAAGTCTGCCACCAATTt ATCCCTACAAACGCAGCTGGTTTGATTGAGTATAGGTGCCATCCATTTTGGTCCCAAAAGTATTGTCCATCACATGAGCATGACAACACAGCTCGATGCTGCAGTTGTGAACGTCTGGAG TCTAGGGATGCTAGATACTATTCTTTGGAAGATGGCCGCAGATTGTGTTTAGAATGCATGGAATCGGCTATCATGGATACTGGTGATTGCCAACCCCTTTACCACGCCATCAGGGACTATTATGAAGGAATGCATATGAAACTGGACCAGCAAATTCCCATGCTTCTAGTTCAAAGACAGGCACTCAATGAAGCCATTTTTGGAGAGAAGAAT GGCTACCACCATATGCCCGAGACAAGGGGTCTATGTCTCTCAGAAGAGCAGACTGTCGCTAGT ATTCAAAAGAGACCAAGAATTGGAGGCCACCGACTGGTAGGAATGAGAACCGAACCCCGAAAGCTGACTCGGAAATGTGAAGTTACAGCTATTCTTGTTCTTTATGGTCTTCCAAG ACTGCTAACGGGTGCTATTCTTGCTCACGAGTTGATGCATGGGTGGTTACGCCTCAAAG GATACCGCAATCTTAATCCTGAGGTAGAGGAAGGAATCTGTCAAGTGCTCTCATACATGTGGCTCGAATCAGAATTGCCCGGATCTAAAGACATGCCATCCACATCCACATCCACATCCACATCAGCagcttcctcttcctcttcctcatcCTCTTCCTCATCCTCTTCGAAGAAGGGCGGGAAGTCCCAAGTAGAAAAAAAACTGGGTGATTTTTTCATGCATCAAATCGCCCATGATGCCACTCCAGCTTATGGGGAAGGATTCAGGTCCGCTAATGCTGCTGTCAGCAAGTATGGTTTACGTCGCACCCTGGACCACATACGCCTTACTGGCAATTTCCCATTATAA
- the LOC133696311 gene encoding protein DA1-related 2 isoform X4 gives MPPPNSERKSRFMKWLGKLFKSGSNRGGARGGIGGRAHPQLLGEENVVWSAPARSVDDRSRTGKERGDAIALAMAEDWKQPSGCNRGTNDQDLARSLQDTLNSSSFPSYGTPQYCHRNLRLCSGCQRDIGYDNYLGCMGKFFHPECFCCRSCGYPITETEFSLSGKDPYHKSCFKEMTHPKCEVCHQFIPTNAAGLIEYRCHPFWSQKYCPSHEHDNTARCCSCERLESRDARYYSLEDGRRLCLECMESAIMDTGDCQPLYHAIRDYYEGMHMKLDQQIPMLLVQRQALNEAIFGEKNGYHHMPETRGLCLSEEQTVASIQKRPRIGGHRLVGMRTEPRKLTRKCEVTAILVLYGLPRLLTGAILAHELMHGWLRLKGYRNLNPEVEEGICQVLSYMWLESELPGSKDMPSTSTSTSTSAASSSSSSSSSSSSSKKGGKSQVEKKLGDFFMHQIAHDATPAYGEGFRSANAAVSKYGLRRTLDHIRLTGNFPL, from the exons ATGCCTCCTCCTAATTCAG AGAGAAAGTCTCGGTTTATGAAGTGGCTGGGTAAGCTTTTTAAAAGTGGGTCTAATCGTGGAGGTGCTCGTGGTGGAATTGGCGGCCGCGCACATCCACAGCTTTTAGGGGAAGAAAACGTAGTTTGGAGTGCACCAGCAAGATCTGTG GATGATCGTTCTAGAACTGGGAAGGAGCGGGGGGATGCCATTGCACTTGCTATGGCTGAAGATTGGAAGCAACCAAGTG GATGTAATCGGGGAACAAATGATCAAGATCTAGCAAGATCGCTTCAGGATACCCTTAATTCATCTTCATTTCCTTCATATGGCACTCCACAATATTGTCACAGGAATTTGAg GTTATGTAGCGGCTGCCAACGTGACATTGGCTATGACAATTATTTGGGATGCATGGGAAAATTTTTTCATCCAGAGTGCTTTTGCTGTCGTTCTTGTGGTTACCCAATCACTGAGACCGAG TTTTCTTTGTCAGGGAAGGATCCATATCACAAGTCTTGTTTCAAAGAGATGACTCATCCCAAATGTGAAGTCTGCCACCAATTt ATCCCTACAAACGCAGCTGGTTTGATTGAGTATAGGTGCCATCCATTTTGGTCCCAAAAGTATTGTCCATCACATGAGCATGACAACACAGCTCGATGCTGCAGTTGTGAACGTCTGGAG TCTAGGGATGCTAGATACTATTCTTTGGAAGATGGCCGCAGATTGTGTTTAGAATGCATGGAATCGGCTATCATGGATACTGGTGATTGCCAACCCCTTTACCACGCCATCAGGGACTATTATGAAGGAATGCATATGAAACTGGACCAGCAAATTCCCATGCTTCTAGTTCAAAGACAGGCACTCAATGAAGCCATTTTTGGAGAGAAGAAT GGCTACCACCATATGCCCGAGACAAGGGGTCTATGTCTCTCAGAAGAGCAGACTGTCGCTAGT ATTCAAAAGAGACCAAGAATTGGAGGCCACCGACTGGTAGGAATGAGAACCGAACCCCGAAAGCTGACTCGGAAATGTGAAGTTACAGCTATTCTTGTTCTTTATGGTCTTCCAAG ACTGCTAACGGGTGCTATTCTTGCTCACGAGTTGATGCATGGGTGGTTACGCCTCAAAG GATACCGCAATCTTAATCCTGAGGTAGAGGAAGGAATCTGTCAAGTGCTCTCATACATGTGGCTCGAATCAGAATTGCCCGGATCTAAAGACATGCCATCCACATCCACATCCACATCCACATCAGCagcttcctcttcctcttcctcatcCTCTTCCTCATCCTCTTCGAAGAAGGGCGGGAAGTCCCAAGTAGAAAAAAAACTGGGTGATTTTTTCATGCATCAAATCGCCCATGATGCCACTCCAGCTTATGGGGAAGGATTCAGGTCCGCTAATGCTGCTGTCAGCAAGTATGGTTTACGTCGCACCCTGGACCACATACGCCTTACTGGCAATTTCCCATTATAA
- the LOC133696311 gene encoding protein DA1-related 2 isoform X5, giving the protein MPPPNSGVHHISNPCIYGDFVSSYAERKSRFMKWLGKLFKSGSNRGGARGGIGGRAHPQLLGEENVVWSAPARSVDDRSRTGKERGDAIALAMAEDWKQPSGCNRGTNDQDLARSLQDTLNSSSFPSYGTPQYCHRNLRLCSGCQRDIGYDNYLGCMGKFFHPECFCCRSCGYPITETEFSLSGKDPYHKSCFKEMTHPKCEVCHQFIPTNAAGLIEYRCHPFWSQKYCPSHEHDNTARCCSCERLESRDARYYSLEDGRRLCLECMESAIMDTGDCQPLYHAIRDYYEGMHMKLDQQIPMLLVQRQALNEAIFGEKNIQKRPRIGGHRLVGMRTEPRKLTRKCEVTAILVLYGLPRLLTGAILAHELMHGWLRLKGYRNLNPEVEEGICQVLSYMWLESELPGSKDMPSTSTSTSTSAASSSSSSSSSSSSSKKGGKSQVEKKLGDFFMHQIAHDATPAYGEGFRSANAAVSKYGLRRTLDHIRLTGNFPL; this is encoded by the exons ATGCCTCCTCCTAATTCAGGTGTCCACCATATTTCTAATCCTTGCATTTATG GAGACTTTGTTTCTTCGTACGCAGAGAGAAAGTCTCGGTTTATGAAGTGGCTGGGTAAGCTTTTTAAAAGTGGGTCTAATCGTGGAGGTGCTCGTGGTGGAATTGGCGGCCGCGCACATCCACAGCTTTTAGGGGAAGAAAACGTAGTTTGGAGTGCACCAGCAAGATCTGTG GATGATCGTTCTAGAACTGGGAAGGAGCGGGGGGATGCCATTGCACTTGCTATGGCTGAAGATTGGAAGCAACCAAGTG GATGTAATCGGGGAACAAATGATCAAGATCTAGCAAGATCGCTTCAGGATACCCTTAATTCATCTTCATTTCCTTCATATGGCACTCCACAATATTGTCACAGGAATTTGAg GTTATGTAGCGGCTGCCAACGTGACATTGGCTATGACAATTATTTGGGATGCATGGGAAAATTTTTTCATCCAGAGTGCTTTTGCTGTCGTTCTTGTGGTTACCCAATCACTGAGACCGAG TTTTCTTTGTCAGGGAAGGATCCATATCACAAGTCTTGTTTCAAAGAGATGACTCATCCCAAATGTGAAGTCTGCCACCAATTt ATCCCTACAAACGCAGCTGGTTTGATTGAGTATAGGTGCCATCCATTTTGGTCCCAAAAGTATTGTCCATCACATGAGCATGACAACACAGCTCGATGCTGCAGTTGTGAACGTCTGGAG TCTAGGGATGCTAGATACTATTCTTTGGAAGATGGCCGCAGATTGTGTTTAGAATGCATGGAATCGGCTATCATGGATACTGGTGATTGCCAACCCCTTTACCACGCCATCAGGGACTATTATGAAGGAATGCATATGAAACTGGACCAGCAAATTCCCATGCTTCTAGTTCAAAGACAGGCACTCAATGAAGCCATTTTTGGAGAGAAGAAT ATTCAAAAGAGACCAAGAATTGGAGGCCACCGACTGGTAGGAATGAGAACCGAACCCCGAAAGCTGACTCGGAAATGTGAAGTTACAGCTATTCTTGTTCTTTATGGTCTTCCAAG ACTGCTAACGGGTGCTATTCTTGCTCACGAGTTGATGCATGGGTGGTTACGCCTCAAAG GATACCGCAATCTTAATCCTGAGGTAGAGGAAGGAATCTGTCAAGTGCTCTCATACATGTGGCTCGAATCAGAATTGCCCGGATCTAAAGACATGCCATCCACATCCACATCCACATCCACATCAGCagcttcctcttcctcttcctcatcCTCTTCCTCATCCTCTTCGAAGAAGGGCGGGAAGTCCCAAGTAGAAAAAAAACTGGGTGATTTTTTCATGCATCAAATCGCCCATGATGCCACTCCAGCTTATGGGGAAGGATTCAGGTCCGCTAATGCTGCTGTCAGCAAGTATGGTTTACGTCGCACCCTGGACCACATACGCCTTACTGGCAATTTCCCATTATAA
- the LOC133696311 gene encoding protein DA1-related 2 isoform X6, translated as MKWLGKLFKSGSNRGGARGGIGGRAHPQLLGEENVVWSAPARSVDDRSRTGKERGDAIALAMAEDWKQPSGCNRGTNDQDLARSLQDTLNSSSFPSYGTPQYCHRNLRLCSGCQRDIGYDNYLGCMGKFFHPECFCCRSCGYPITETEFSLSGKDPYHKSCFKEMTHPKCEVCHQFIPTNAAGLIEYRCHPFWSQKYCPSHEHDNTARCCSCERLESRDARYYSLEDGRRLCLECMESAIMDTGDCQPLYHAIRDYYEGMHMKLDQQIPMLLVQRQALNEAIFGEKNGYHHMPETRGLCLSEEQTVASIQKRPRIGGHRLVGMRTEPRKLTRKCEVTAILVLYGLPRLLTGAILAHELMHGWLRLKGYRNLNPEVEEGICQVLSYMWLESELPGSKDMPSTSTSTSTSAASSSSSSSSSSSSSKKGGKSQVEKKLGDFFMHQIAHDATPAYGEGFRSANAAVSKYGLRRTLDHIRLTGNFPL; from the exons ATGAAGTGGCTGGGTAAGCTTTTTAAAAGTGGGTCTAATCGTGGAGGTGCTCGTGGTGGAATTGGCGGCCGCGCACATCCACAGCTTTTAGGGGAAGAAAACGTAGTTTGGAGTGCACCAGCAAGATCTGTG GATGATCGTTCTAGAACTGGGAAGGAGCGGGGGGATGCCATTGCACTTGCTATGGCTGAAGATTGGAAGCAACCAAGTG GATGTAATCGGGGAACAAATGATCAAGATCTAGCAAGATCGCTTCAGGATACCCTTAATTCATCTTCATTTCCTTCATATGGCACTCCACAATATTGTCACAGGAATTTGAg GTTATGTAGCGGCTGCCAACGTGACATTGGCTATGACAATTATTTGGGATGCATGGGAAAATTTTTTCATCCAGAGTGCTTTTGCTGTCGTTCTTGTGGTTACCCAATCACTGAGACCGAG TTTTCTTTGTCAGGGAAGGATCCATATCACAAGTCTTGTTTCAAAGAGATGACTCATCCCAAATGTGAAGTCTGCCACCAATTt ATCCCTACAAACGCAGCTGGTTTGATTGAGTATAGGTGCCATCCATTTTGGTCCCAAAAGTATTGTCCATCACATGAGCATGACAACACAGCTCGATGCTGCAGTTGTGAACGTCTGGAG TCTAGGGATGCTAGATACTATTCTTTGGAAGATGGCCGCAGATTGTGTTTAGAATGCATGGAATCGGCTATCATGGATACTGGTGATTGCCAACCCCTTTACCACGCCATCAGGGACTATTATGAAGGAATGCATATGAAACTGGACCAGCAAATTCCCATGCTTCTAGTTCAAAGACAGGCACTCAATGAAGCCATTTTTGGAGAGAAGAAT GGCTACCACCATATGCCCGAGACAAGGGGTCTATGTCTCTCAGAAGAGCAGACTGTCGCTAGT ATTCAAAAGAGACCAAGAATTGGAGGCCACCGACTGGTAGGAATGAGAACCGAACCCCGAAAGCTGACTCGGAAATGTGAAGTTACAGCTATTCTTGTTCTTTATGGTCTTCCAAG ACTGCTAACGGGTGCTATTCTTGCTCACGAGTTGATGCATGGGTGGTTACGCCTCAAAG GATACCGCAATCTTAATCCTGAGGTAGAGGAAGGAATCTGTCAAGTGCTCTCATACATGTGGCTCGAATCAGAATTGCCCGGATCTAAAGACATGCCATCCACATCCACATCCACATCCACATCAGCagcttcctcttcctcttcctcatcCTCTTCCTCATCCTCTTCGAAGAAGGGCGGGAAGTCCCAAGTAGAAAAAAAACTGGGTGATTTTTTCATGCATCAAATCGCCCATGATGCCACTCCAGCTTATGGGGAAGGATTCAGGTCCGCTAATGCTGCTGTCAGCAAGTATGGTTTACGTCGCACCCTGGACCACATACGCCTTACTGGCAATTTCCCATTATAA